One part of the Solanum dulcamara chromosome 8, daSolDulc1.2, whole genome shotgun sequence genome encodes these proteins:
- the LOC129898896 gene encoding glycine cleavage system H protein, mitochondrial-like, whose amino-acid sequence MALRMWASSTANALRISRTNNIVAPSFSISRCFSTVIDGLKYASSHEWVKHEGSVATVGITDHAQDHLGEVVFVDLPEIGGSVSQGSSFGAVESVKATSDINCPISGEIVEVNTKLSETPGLINSSPYEDGWMIKVKPSSPSELESLMGSKEYTKFCDEEDSH is encoded by the exons atgGCTCTGAGAATGTGGGCTTCTTCAACAGCCAATGCACTAAGAATCTCCAGAACCAACAATATAGTTGCTCCTTCCTTTTCTATCTCCAGATGCTTTTCAACCG TAATTGATGGGCTGAAGTATGCATCTTCACATGAATGGGTGAAGCATGAGGGTTCAGTGGCCACAGTTGGTATCACTGATCATGCTCAG GACCATCTTGGAGAAGTAGTGTTTGTGGATTTGCCAGAAATTGGTGGTTCTGTTTCCCAAGGAAGCAGCTTTGGAGCTGTTGAAAGTGTCAAAGCCACCAGTGACATTAATTGTCCTATCTCCGGCGAGATTGTTGAGGTCAACACAAAGCTTTCTGAAACACCTGGCTTG ATAAATTCAAGTCCATATGAAGATGGATGGATGATTAAAGTGAAGCCAAGCAGTCCATCAGAATTAGAATCTTTGATGGGATCCAAAGAGTACACAAAATTCTGTGACGAAGAGGATAGTCATTAA
- the LOC129899700 gene encoding NAC domain-containing protein 71-like has product MGGISLPPGFRFHPTDQELVGYYLKRKSDELEIELEVIPVIDLYKVDPWDLPEKSFLPKRDMEWYFFCSRDKKYPNGSRTNRATNSGYWKATGKDKKVVCKQPAVIGYRKTLVFYRGRAPLGNRTDWVMHEYRLCDDVSQGTPSFQGPFALCRVIKRKDNISSRTSDVNGGTAFKQVECSSRIEGFTSTVALNEPLVLSDDMPTPATYVSGNSNYSTPISSPYQTTQIEDYDSANLWMSQNMVLDPSKECPQGRSISGNYPHVFSNSTLWKSSDHYDFTSSSSFPNFRGKVELSGDLSGYGSVSPFSVHGSYMESYGNEDISYKGYNQNDLLGNPNLF; this is encoded by the exons ATGGGAGGAATATCACTACCTCCAGGATTTCGTTTCCATCCAACTGATCAAGAATTGGTTGGATATTATCTGAAAAGGAAAAGTGATGAACTTGAAATTGAGTTGGAAGTCATTCCAGTAATAGACTTGTACAAAGTTGACCCATGGGACCTTCCAG AGAAATCTTTCTTGCCAAAACGTGACATGGAGTGGTACTTCTTTTGCTCTCGGGACAAGAAGTACCCGAATGGCTCACGAACCAATCGAGCCACTAATTCTGGATACTGGAAAGCCACAGGGAAAGACAAGAAAGTTGTATGTAAGCAGCCTGCAGTTATTGGATACAGGAAGACACTAGTATTTTACCGTGGAAGAGCTCCTCTAGGGAATAGAACTGATTGGGTAATGCATGAATATCGTCTTTGTGATGATGTTTCACAAGGCACTCCTAGTTTCCAG GGGCCTTTTGCTCTTTGTCGTGTCATCAAGAGAAAGGACAACATTTCATCGAGGACGAGTGATGTTAATGGAGGAACAGCCTTTAAACAGGTTGAATGCAGTTCAAGAATCGAAGGTTTTACCTCAACAGTAGCCTTAAATGAACCCCTTGTCCTTTCTGATGACATGCCAACTCCAGCTACATACGTGTCCGGTAATAGCAACTATTCAACTCCTATTAGTTCTCCTTATCAGACAACACAAATAGAGGACTATGACTCTGCAAACCTCTGGATGTCTCAGAATATGGTTCTTGATCCTTCAAAG GAATGTCCTCAAGGAAGAAGTATATCTGGAAATTATCCGCATGTGTTCTCAAACTCGACTTTATGGAAGTCAAGTGATCATTATGACTTCACATCAAGTTCATCTTTCCCGAATTTTAGAGGGAAAGTTGAACTTTCTGGTGATCTCAGTGGATATGGCAGTGTATCTCCCTTCTCAGTCCATGGAAGCTACATGGAGTCCTATGGCAACGAGGATATTTCATATAAAGGTTATAACCAGAACGACTTATTGGGCAATCCAAATCTCTTCTGA